One Deltaproteobacteria bacterium DNA segment encodes these proteins:
- the pilQ gene encoding type IV pilus secretin PilQ, translating into MGNIMCLRKVRSSCLMGLIICLVVLNSCASTGTKKKAAEGPAVPVVKSIDVVTPEGKTLVQIQNSGDARFTAFHLANPPKVIVDIRGVKGDGLPSRMDVGKGVIKSIETMKSESQSMTTRVQIDLKEPVDYRVESSDNLIRVSLAPKRTVSPGTMATLPVTPTPTEEEKEREPASPRIFVSAKKSPLNQILGIDFVMLERGKSRIVVTTDKKVPYHLDSVAPLDLLLRLENATIPPQLLREIDSSQFKSAVTKIRPSYSEKEKKVDIAITLRERVPYHIDQKDDEIQIDFERSNILPAEKKIVPLKLTQASPGNGDTEGKTARQASEAITPGEPEAMPGFLKKAYTGTPMTMDFVNADVTNVLRLIAEVSNLNIVWGPEVQGTVSMRLKNVPWDQALDLILANNNLAKRESGNVVWITTRAQMAQIEAEEKRKRKEYEAEKKRREEEELRLKEKKKKLAPIETAYIGVDFASVDDIKSHIEAILTERGKVSVDNRTSTVIVQDIKPVIEKAKELAEKFDTPVKQVMIEARIVDATTDFARDLGIKWDKFQFQNRNSLDALFASFGGTPGSVTPTDPNPDDATIQWPHGGKLYSPTFTSPAPSTWSPNMGLAFANLSALGYTATILDAKLALAETEGKSRTISAPKVLASNGEKAVISRGDTFYLQAAENVEPKEVVATLRLEVTPVVSYNNYITMKIALKDEQQTGLSSKTGKELETQLMVKSGETIVIGGIYTEDSSLHEGGIPGLRRIPILGWLFNARKKTTQKTELLIFLTPTVVTNQT; encoded by the coding sequence ATGGGAAACATAATGTGCCTGCGTAAAGTGAGATCATCTTGTCTCATGGGCCTAATTATATGCCTCGTGGTCCTGAATTCCTGCGCCTCGACCGGGACCAAGAAAAAAGCCGCTGAAGGCCCTGCAGTGCCTGTGGTCAAGTCGATCGACGTTGTCACCCCTGAAGGGAAAACCCTCGTCCAGATTCAGAACTCCGGGGATGCGCGGTTCACGGCCTTTCACCTGGCAAACCCTCCCAAGGTGATTGTGGACATCCGGGGAGTCAAGGGGGATGGCCTACCCAGCCGAATGGACGTAGGAAAAGGCGTGATAAAGAGCATTGAAACCATGAAGAGCGAATCCCAGAGCATGACCACACGAGTCCAAATCGACCTCAAAGAACCCGTCGATTACAGGGTGGAATCCTCGGACAACCTGATCCGGGTCTCCCTTGCGCCGAAACGGACCGTTTCACCGGGCACCATGGCTACCCTCCCGGTCACACCAACCCCCACTGAAGAAGAAAAAGAAAGGGAGCCCGCCTCCCCTAGGATCTTTGTAAGCGCAAAAAAATCCCCTTTGAACCAGATCCTCGGAATCGATTTTGTCATGCTCGAGCGGGGAAAATCCAGGATCGTTGTCACTACGGATAAAAAAGTTCCCTATCACTTAGACAGTGTGGCCCCTCTGGATCTTCTTTTGAGGCTGGAAAATGCGACAATCCCTCCCCAGCTCTTAAGGGAGATCGATTCTTCCCAGTTTAAGAGCGCCGTCACAAAGATCCGACCTTCTTATTCCGAGAAGGAAAAGAAAGTCGATATCGCAATCACCCTGAGGGAAAGAGTCCCATACCACATCGATCAAAAGGATGACGAGATTCAAATCGACTTTGAACGGTCCAACATCCTTCCCGCCGAGAAAAAAATCGTGCCCTTGAAATTGACCCAAGCCTCTCCAGGGAATGGGGACACAGAAGGAAAGACGGCCAGGCAGGCCTCTGAAGCGATAACTCCCGGGGAACCTGAGGCGATGCCCGGTTTCCTTAAAAAGGCCTATACGGGCACACCCATGACCATGGACTTTGTGAACGCCGATGTCACCAACGTACTCCGGTTGATCGCGGAGGTGAGCAACCTGAACATAGTGTGGGGTCCCGAGGTCCAGGGTACGGTCTCCATGCGCCTTAAAAACGTTCCCTGGGACCAGGCCCTTGACCTCATCCTGGCCAACAACAACCTGGCCAAAAGGGAATCGGGGAACGTGGTATGGATCACCACCAGGGCACAGATGGCTCAGATCGAAGCAGAGGAAAAACGAAAACGCAAGGAATACGAGGCCGAGAAGAAGCGAAGGGAGGAAGAAGAGTTAAGGCTGAAGGAAAAGAAAAAGAAACTGGCGCCCATAGAGACGGCCTATATCGGTGTTGACTTTGCATCCGTGGATGATATCAAGTCCCACATTGAGGCCATCTTGACCGAACGGGGCAAGGTGAGCGTGGACAATCGGACGAGCACGGTGATCGTTCAGGATATCAAACCGGTCATAGAAAAGGCCAAGGAACTGGCCGAAAAATTTGACACCCCCGTAAAACAGGTCATGATCGAGGCCCGTATCGTGGACGCCACGACGGATTTCGCCCGGGATCTGGGGATCAAGTGGGATAAGTTCCAGTTCCAGAACCGGAACTCCCTTGACGCCCTTTTCGCGAGCTTCGGGGGAACACCCGGCTCGGTGACGCCAACTGATCCCAATCCCGACGATGCGACGATCCAATGGCCCCACGGGGGTAAGCTATACAGCCCCACCTTCACCAGCCCTGCTCCTTCAACATGGAGTCCTAACATGGGCCTGGCCTTTGCCAACCTGAGCGCCCTTGGTTACACAGCTACCATTCTCGACGCCAAGCTCGCTTTGGCGGAAACTGAAGGGAAATCCAGGACCATCTCCGCTCCCAAGGTCCTGGCAAGCAACGGGGAAAAGGCCGTCATCAGCCGGGGAGACACGTTTTACTTACAGGCCGCAGAGAACGTGGAGCCCAAGGAAGTAGTTGCCACCCTGAGGCTGGAAGTCACTCCGGTAGTGAGTTACAATAATTACATCACAATGAAGATCGCCCTTAAAGACGAACAGCAAACGGGATTGTCATCAAAGACCGGAAAAGAGCTGGAGACCCAACTGATGGTCAAAAGCGGAGAGACCATCGTGATCGGAGGTATTTACACAGAGGACAGTTCCTTGCATGAAGGGGGCATCCCAGGTCTGCGGCGAATCCCGATCCTCGGGTGGCTCTTCAATGCCAGGAAGAAAACTACCCAGAAAACAGAGCTTCTCATATTCCTTACGCCGACTGTAGTCACGAACCAGACGTAA
- a CDS encoding type 4a pilus biogenesis protein PilO: MDSGGIIEKIGNIKMPIRVGIFLGTLVLLTGAFLMLFYFPMKEDIKKGEQEIRSLENKLRKTLIKAKKIKEFEAEFARAEARFQEALRLLPKEKEIPSLLKTITQLGSDSRLQFRLFSPRKETSKGFYMEIPVSIEVSGSYHDVAVFFDKVGRMDRIVNILNVSMKPVKKLSTTLLTTCDAVTYRFTGKVNEKKKKGK; the protein is encoded by the coding sequence ATGGACTCTGGTGGTATCATAGAAAAAATCGGAAACATTAAGATGCCGATACGGGTGGGCATCTTCCTGGGCACCCTCGTGCTGCTCACAGGTGCCTTCCTCATGCTTTTCTACTTTCCCATGAAGGAAGACATAAAAAAGGGCGAGCAGGAGATCAGGAGTCTTGAAAACAAGTTACGAAAAACCTTGATCAAGGCGAAAAAAATTAAAGAATTCGAGGCTGAATTTGCGCGTGCCGAGGCCCGGTTCCAGGAAGCCTTGCGGCTCCTTCCCAAGGAGAAGGAGATACCGAGCCTCCTTAAGACTATCACCCAACTGGGAAGTGATTCCAGGTTGCAGTTCCGCCTCTTCAGCCCGCGAAAAGAAACCTCAAAGGGCTTTTACATGGAAATTCCCGTCTCCATTGAAGTGAGTGGATCCTATCACGATGTAGCAGTATTCTTTGACAAAGTGGGACGGATGGACAGAATCGTCAACATACTTAACGTATCCATGAAGCCGGTCAAAAAACTGTCGACCACCCTTCTTACGACTTGTGATGCGGTAACCTATCGGTTCACGGGTAAGGTCAATGAAAAAAAGAAAAAGGGCAAATAA
- a CDS encoding NUDIX hydrolase produces MKREYPSHPVVGVAGVIFQGPRVLLAKRSKDPGKGTWSLPGGGVELGETLEEALKREILEETALEIRIGGLVRVLDRIMRDEKGAVRFHYVLVDYWGWVRGGSPRAGSDASQIRFVDVTELDVLDIHKEVKDTIFQAIKKRNTGRGDRVEN; encoded by the coding sequence ATGAAAAGGGAATATCCCTCTCACCCAGTGGTTGGTGTGGCAGGGGTCATCTTTCAAGGGCCAAGGGTACTCCTGGCCAAAAGGAGTAAGGATCCCGGCAAAGGGACATGGAGTCTCCCCGGGGGAGGTGTCGAACTCGGTGAAACCCTGGAAGAGGCCCTGAAGCGTGAGATCCTCGAAGAAACAGCCCTTGAAATCCGAATCGGGGGTTTGGTCAGGGTCCTAGATAGAATCATGCGTGATGAAAAGGGTGCGGTTCGGTTTCACTATGTCTTGGTGGATTACTGGGGCTGGGTTCGGGGGGGAAGCCCGCGGGCGGGTTCGGACGCAAGCCAGATCCGCTTCGTGGACGTGACGGAACTCGACGTCCTCGACATCCATAAAGAGGTGAAGGACACGATTTTCCAGGCCATAAAAAAGAGAAACACAGGAAGAGGAGATCGTGTGGAAAATTAA
- the lepB gene encoding signal peptidase I has protein sequence MDGHYLGSVALERPRDSRPIKKKSTFREYFEAAAIAVLLALLIRTFVVQPFKIPSGSMKPTLLVGDRILVNKFIYGVKLPLLRTTIIPVSKPKRNDVIVFIFPKDRSMDFIKRVIGLPGETVKIEGTRILIDGKPIKDEHGYYAIKEGQGERPGYGPVTVPPGHYFVMGDNRDNSNDSRFWGFVPERDIKGKAFIVYWSWPHWNRFLHLIH, from the coding sequence ATGGATGGGCACTACCTTGGGAGTGTGGCATTGGAAAGACCCAGAGACAGTCGTCCTATCAAAAAGAAGAGTACTTTCAGGGAATATTTCGAGGCGGCGGCAATCGCTGTTTTGCTCGCACTGCTTATTCGGACTTTCGTGGTCCAGCCTTTCAAGATCCCATCCGGTTCCATGAAGCCCACGCTCCTGGTGGGAGACCGTATCCTTGTCAACAAGTTTATTTATGGGGTGAAGCTCCCCTTGCTCCGCACAACGATCATCCCTGTAAGCAAGCCTAAGAGAAATGACGTGATTGTGTTTATTTTCCCAAAAGACAGGAGCATGGATTTTATAAAAAGGGTTATAGGCCTTCCCGGAGAAACGGTGAAGATCGAAGGAACTCGTATCCTGATCGATGGGAAACCTATAAAAGATGAGCATGGCTATTACGCCATCAAAGAAGGACAAGGTGAAAGGCCAGGATATGGACCGGTCACTGTTCCTCCAGGGCATTACTTCGTAATGGGTGACAATCGTGATAACAGTAATGACAGCCGGTTCTGGGGATTTGTTCCGGAAAGGGACATCAAGGGAAAGGCCTTCATCGTTTACTGGTCATGGCCCCACTGGAATAGATTTCTTCATTTGATTCATTAG
- the nrfD gene encoding polysulfide reductase NrfD, with product MDSALLPDGVKRCSPGTFFLWTLPWLALLAWGGVSAFLVLWKGLNQTNMSNIFAFALWIVFDLAVIALGAGAFFTGFLTYIIGRKELRNIINAAVIIGFICYSGAVAMLGIDIGQPIRGWFIFWHANVHSMLTEVSFCITCYLGVLAIEFLPLILENRKLDKIKEFHFFGHNLHHIMALFAATGTFLSFFHQGSLGGMFGVMYARPFADRWGFYVWPSTFFLFVFSAIAAGPSFTILCTKLTEAIARKKLVPDNAVQLLAKISGWLLSGYLILKFIDTLGWAKGIVPSAGLTFMDFFKEGPYGAWLLVAELLLFGVVPAVILITPKARQNGKWLITGCLLNCTGIVFNRFFFVIVTLAIPVMPFDRFWSYLPSWQEWGIAMAVIGYGFLLFSAAYRYLPVFPMERTLNPDHS from the coding sequence ATGGATTCCGCACTTTTACCTGACGGCGTAAAGCGATGTTCCCCAGGGACCTTTTTCCTCTGGACCTTGCCCTGGCTTGCCCTCCTCGCCTGGGGCGGCGTTTCTGCTTTCCTGGTTCTTTGGAAAGGTCTCAACCAGACCAATATGAGCAATATCTTCGCCTTTGCCCTTTGGATTGTGTTTGATCTGGCGGTTATCGCCCTTGGGGCTGGGGCCTTTTTCACGGGTTTCCTGACTTACATTATCGGTCGTAAGGAACTTCGCAATATCATCAATGCAGCGGTTATCATAGGGTTCATCTGCTATTCGGGCGCTGTGGCGATGTTGGGGATAGATATCGGACAGCCGATCCGGGGTTGGTTCATTTTCTGGCATGCCAATGTACACTCCATGCTCACGGAGGTCTCCTTTTGTATCACCTGCTATCTGGGGGTTCTCGCCATCGAATTTCTCCCTCTCATCCTGGAAAACAGAAAGCTCGATAAGATCAAAGAATTCCATTTTTTCGGGCACAACCTCCACCACATCATGGCCCTGTTTGCCGCAACGGGGACCTTTCTTTCCTTCTTCCACCAGGGATCTTTAGGTGGGATGTTCGGAGTAATGTATGCCAGGCCCTTTGCAGATCGATGGGGATTTTACGTTTGGCCCAGCACGTTTTTCCTCTTTGTCTTTTCCGCCATAGCAGCAGGGCCGAGTTTTACGATTCTTTGCACCAAACTGACCGAGGCCATTGCCAGGAAAAAACTCGTTCCGGACAATGCTGTTCAGCTTTTGGCCAAGATTTCCGGATGGCTCCTGAGCGGATACCTGATCCTGAAATTCATCGATACTCTGGGTTGGGCTAAAGGTATCGTCCCCTCTGCCGGTCTCACCTTTATGGATTTTTTTAAGGAAGGGCCTTACGGCGCCTGGCTTCTCGTGGCGGAATTGTTGTTGTTCGGCGTGGTCCCAGCGGTGATCCTGATAACACCTAAAGCGAGACAGAACGGGAAATGGCTGATAACCGGTTGCCTCCTGAATTGCACCGGGATCGTTTTCAACCGGTTCTTTTTCGTCATCGTCACCCTTGCCATCCCCGTGATGCCCTTTGATCGATTCTGGAGTTACCTCCCAAGCTGGCAGGAGTGGGGGATTGCGATGGCGGTGATCGGTTACGGGTTTTTGCTCTTCAGCGCCGCATACCGGTACTTGCCGGTCTTTCCGATGGAAAGAACCTTGAACCCGGACCATTCCTAA
- the pilM gene encoding type IV pilus assembly protein PilM — translation MPISKRNQLIGLDIGSHSIKLVEIDHTKKGMVLKNFGVIGLPEDAISEGTIKEMEIVASSIKTLYKNLKIKNKNVATSISGYSVIVKRISIPKREETELESTIQDEAEQYIPFDINDVNLDYDILSVSEESPEDKEEGEKGDLMDIMLVAAKKDIVDDYVGLLHLAGLNPAVLDVDAFSLQNAFEASYEDITGCYAIVNVGAEELGINAIKDGISLFTRDSSYGGFQINQAIMEKFDVTYEEAERIKLGEQREDLDLEALEEIFTSVTAEWVSEIKRALDFLSTTYPDESIEKIFLCGGSCRLPGFRKYLAIETEIPVEEFNPFVNLSIKEKNFDPKYLTYVAPQAAVAVGLALRSVGDK, via the coding sequence ATGCCTATCTCCAAGCGCAATCAGCTCATCGGCCTTGACATCGGATCCCACTCCATCAAGCTGGTCGAGATCGACCACACCAAGAAGGGCATGGTCCTGAAAAACTTCGGTGTGATCGGCCTGCCCGAGGACGCCATATCAGAAGGCACGATCAAGGAAATGGAGATCGTGGCCTCCTCCATCAAGACCCTGTATAAAAATTTAAAAATCAAAAATAAAAATGTAGCCACCTCTATTTCCGGTTATTCCGTGATCGTGAAGAGAATCAGTATTCCCAAGAGGGAAGAAACGGAACTGGAATCCACAATACAGGACGAGGCGGAACAATACATTCCTTTTGATATCAACGATGTCAACCTCGATTATGACATCCTGTCGGTTTCTGAGGAATCCCCTGAAGACAAAGAAGAGGGTGAAAAAGGCGACCTCATGGACATAATGCTGGTGGCTGCCAAGAAAGACATTGTAGATGACTATGTGGGCCTCCTTCACTTGGCTGGATTAAATCCCGCCGTGCTCGATGTGGACGCTTTCTCCCTTCAAAACGCCTTCGAGGCGAGTTACGAGGACATCACGGGTTGTTATGCCATCGTGAATGTCGGAGCTGAAGAATTGGGAATCAATGCCATTAAGGACGGCATTTCTCTCTTTACCAGGGATTCCTCTTATGGAGGCTTTCAGATCAATCAGGCCATTATGGAGAAATTTGATGTCACGTACGAAGAAGCTGAAAGGATCAAATTAGGCGAGCAAAGAGAAGACCTTGACCTGGAGGCCTTAGAAGAAATATTTACATCAGTTACCGCCGAATGGGTTAGTGAAATAAAGCGCGCCCTTGATTTTCTCTCCACAACCTATCCGGACGAATCCATAGAAAAAATTTTTCTTTGCGGCGGTTCCTGTCGATTGCCGGGTTTTCGAAAATACTTGGCCATAGAAACTGAAATCCCCGTGGAGGAATTCAATCCCTTTGTCAATCTCAGCATCAAAGAAAAAAACTTCGATCCCAAATACCTGACTTACGTGGCTCCCCAAGCCGCCGTTGCAGTTGGTCTCGCGTTGAGGAGTGTGGGGGACAAATGA
- a CDS encoding helix-turn-helix domain-containing protein has product MEESISSRIYPLEGALGRNRVKELRERLLMSKAELARKAGVSPLTIDRIEKGKNCRMETRRKVILALGYDLSDKDKIFPEP; this is encoded by the coding sequence ATGGAAGAAAGTATTAGCAGTCGAATTTACCCTTTGGAGGGAGCATTGGGCAGGAACAGAGTGAAAGAACTCAGAGAGAGGCTCTTGATGAGCAAGGCGGAATTGGCCAGAAAGGCGGGGGTTTCTCCTCTAACCATAGACCGGATAGAGAAGGGGAAGAATTGCCGGATGGAAACCAGGAGAAAGGTTATCCTGGCCCTCGGATATGACCTCTCCGACAAGGACAAGATCTTTCCCGAACCGTAA
- the nadB gene encoding L-aspartate oxidase translates to MASERKSSTSEIETDYLVIGSGIAGLFFALHAARTGTVAIVTKKEVMDASTNYAQGGIASVLDPEDSPELHIKDTLESGCGLCHEDVVRMVVEDGPARIQDLIDLGVAFSRQEGDSYTLDLGMEGGHSRRRIVHTKDLTGHEVERVLLERVRENDNVTIYENHMAIDLITTSKILKRGIVNSESRETCWGAYVFDAIGKRVITVLARTTVMATGGAGKVYLYTSNPDIASGDGVAMGYRAGVKVANMEFVQFHPTCLYHPEAKNFLISEAVRGEGGILLDKKGNPFMEKYHPLKDLAFRDVVARSIDMELKKSGEECVYLDISHRPADFIKKRFPHIYNTCLNFGIDITKEPIPVVPAAHYMCGGLLTDKDGLTNIDNLYAIGEVACTGLHGANRLASNSLLEALVFARRAADKASRTLEEKRDKPLPKAPLWDPGTATDSEELVIVTHNWDEIRRFMWNYVGIVRSNNRLARARSRVEIIQNEIREYYWNFTVTRDLLELRNLAQVAELIITCASLRKESRGLQYNLDYPAQDDVHWKRDTVIWR, encoded by the coding sequence ATGGCTTCTGAAAGAAAATCTTCAACATCCGAGATTGAAACCGATTACCTAGTCATCGGCAGTGGGATTGCAGGCTTGTTTTTCGCCCTTCATGCCGCCCGGACCGGAACGGTGGCCATCGTAACCAAGAAGGAGGTGATGGATGCCTCCACCAATTACGCCCAGGGGGGCATAGCCTCGGTCCTGGATCCCGAGGACAGCCCCGAGCTTCACATCAAGGACACCCTTGAATCAGGGTGCGGTCTCTGCCATGAAGACGTCGTAAGGATGGTTGTGGAGGATGGACCCGCAAGGATTCAGGACCTGATCGACCTGGGTGTCGCCTTCTCCAGGCAGGAGGGAGACAGCTATACACTCGACCTCGGGATGGAAGGGGGACACAGCAGGAGGCGGATCGTCCATACAAAGGATCTCACCGGCCATGAAGTGGAGCGGGTGCTTTTGGAAAGGGTCCGGGAAAATGACAACGTCACGATTTACGAAAACCACATGGCCATCGATCTCATCACCACCTCCAAGATATTGAAACGGGGCATCGTCAACTCCGAATCCAGGGAGACCTGCTGGGGCGCATACGTATTTGATGCGATAGGCAAACGAGTCATCACCGTCCTTGCCCGCACAACGGTCATGGCCACAGGGGGTGCCGGGAAGGTATATCTTTATACCAGCAATCCAGACATTGCCTCAGGGGATGGTGTGGCAATGGGATATCGGGCGGGAGTAAAGGTCGCCAACATGGAATTTGTCCAGTTTCACCCCACTTGCCTTTACCATCCCGAGGCCAAAAATTTCCTTATCTCGGAAGCCGTACGTGGGGAAGGCGGAATCCTCCTGGATAAAAAGGGGAATCCTTTCATGGAGAAATACCATCCGCTCAAGGATTTGGCCTTCCGGGACGTAGTGGCCCGATCGATTGATATGGAATTGAAAAAGAGCGGTGAGGAATGTGTCTACCTGGACATCAGCCACCGGCCGGCGGATTTCATAAAGAAGCGGTTCCCCCATATATACAACACCTGTCTCAACTTCGGGATCGATATCACTAAGGAACCGATCCCGGTGGTCCCCGCTGCCCATTACATGTGTGGCGGTCTTTTGACGGACAAGGACGGCCTTACTAATATCGACAATCTATATGCGATCGGGGAAGTGGCCTGCACTGGTTTGCACGGAGCGAACCGCCTGGCCAGCAATTCTCTTCTGGAGGCCCTGGTTTTTGCCAGGAGGGCCGCAGACAAGGCCTCCCGGACGCTGGAGGAAAAGCGGGATAAACCGTTGCCCAAAGCGCCCCTGTGGGATCCCGGTACGGCCACCGACAGCGAAGAACTGGTGATCGTGACCCACAACTGGGACGAAATCAGGCGGTTCATGTGGAACTATGTGGGCATTGTAAGGTCGAACAATCGGTTGGCGAGGGCGAGAAGCCGGGTGGAAATCATTCAGAATGAGATCAGAGAATACTATTGGAACTTTACCGTTACAAGGGATCTCCTGGAGTTGAGAAACCTCGCCCAGGTAGCCGAACTCATCATCACCTGCGCTTCCCTCAGGAAAGAAAGCCGAGGGCTGCAATACAACCTGGACTATCCTGCGCAAGACGACGTGCACTGGAAAAGGGATACGGTCATCTGGCGCTAG
- a CDS encoding HAD family hydrolase, whose product MKKRCAVIFDCDGVMFDSRRANINFYNHLLAHFGLPPMTEDKIAFVHMATADESVRSIFEGTPYLEAALTYRMEMDYGPFIRDMEMEPGLRELLGRLKGRFGLAVATNRSNTIGRVLESNGLEDFFDIVVSSLDVKRPKPHPECLQKILNHFGIGSRQALYVGDSAVDQETARAAGVPFVAYKNRQLDADHHVNRLLEIIDVADSLYRGDFFTSGS is encoded by the coding sequence ATGAAAAAAAGATGCGCGGTGATATTCGATTGTGACGGCGTGATGTTTGATTCCCGCCGTGCCAATATTAATTTCTACAACCACCTCCTGGCCCACTTCGGCCTCCCGCCAATGACGGAGGACAAGATCGCTTTTGTGCACATGGCGACGGCCGATGAATCCGTTCGATCCATCTTTGAGGGAACACCTTACCTGGAAGCGGCCCTGACTTACAGGATGGAGATGGACTACGGCCCGTTCATCAGGGACATGGAGATGGAGCCGGGACTGAGGGAATTGCTTGGTAGGCTCAAGGGCCGTTTCGGCCTGGCCGTCGCGACCAACCGGAGTAACACCATCGGTCGGGTCCTTGAGAGTAATGGGCTGGAGGACTTTTTCGATATCGTGGTCTCATCCCTGGACGTGAAGCGCCCGAAACCCCACCCCGAATGCCTCCAAAAAATCTTGAATCATTTTGGAATAGGCTCCCGGCAGGCACTCTATGTGGGCGATTCTGCGGTGGACCAGGAAACGGCAAGGGCGGCGGGAGTTCCCTTCGTGGCATATAAGAACAGGCAACTTGATGCCGACCACCACGTAAACCGCCTCTTGGAGATCATCGATGTTGCCGATTCCCTGTACAGGGGGGACTTTTTTACGTCTGGTTCGTGA
- a CDS encoding PilN domain-containing protein, whose translation MIRINLLPFRAARKRENIKRQITVFILCVVLVLCGFTYFYLGLRGEISDLQKKRDGLQAELSKHQATLKKITQLEKKTKELKQMLNVIRDLEKAKTGPVMLLDEIASAVPKGKLFLTSLKESKGILTLSGTAMDNETVALFMTRLKAMDHILDVDLNTTRMKDLPKYGLRVSEFELKCKTYIFKEEQKVAKKSKRKRRK comes from the coding sequence ATGATACGAATCAACCTGTTGCCCTTCAGGGCCGCCAGAAAAAGGGAAAATATCAAGAGACAGATCACGGTCTTCATCCTTTGCGTGGTCTTGGTCCTGTGCGGGTTCACCTATTTTTACCTGGGATTGAGGGGTGAAATATCGGATTTACAGAAAAAAAGGGACGGACTTCAGGCGGAGCTTTCAAAACACCAGGCCACCTTGAAGAAGATCACCCAACTTGAAAAGAAAACCAAAGAGCTGAAGCAGATGCTGAATGTCATCCGGGATCTGGAAAAGGCCAAGACCGGACCGGTCATGCTCCTCGACGAGATTGCATCTGCCGTGCCGAAAGGAAAATTGTTCCTCACTTCTCTCAAGGAATCCAAAGGGATTCTAACCCTTTCGGGGACGGCCATGGACAATGAAACCGTCGCCCTTTTCATGACCAGGCTGAAGGCAATGGATCACATCCTGGACGTGGACCTGAATACCACTCGCATGAAAGATCTCCCCAAGTACGGCCTGAGAGTCTCGGAATTCGAACTGAAATGTAAAACTTATATTTTTAAAGAAGAACAAAAAGTAGCGAAGAAAAGCAAAAGAAAAAGAAGAAAATAG
- a CDS encoding pilus assembly protein PilP codes for MKNAGDTGITAKVEEPKKHVAYFYDPRGKTDPFKPFIAEKEEVAAEKKQRPKTYLETVDLSQLELIAVIVSSKGKWAMVRDSKGTGHVIREGTPIGTNGGKVALITDRGVVIREKYRDFRGNTKYREIAKKVPEIR; via the coding sequence ATGAAAAATGCGGGAGATACCGGGATTACGGCCAAGGTGGAGGAACCGAAAAAACACGTTGCCTACTTCTATGATCCGAGGGGGAAAACGGATCCTTTCAAGCCTTTTATTGCCGAAAAGGAAGAGGTTGCCGCCGAAAAGAAACAAAGGCCTAAAACTTATCTCGAAACAGTCGACCTGTCCCAATTGGAGCTTATAGCCGTCATCGTGAGCTCTAAGGGGAAATGGGCCATGGTACGTGATTCCAAGGGAACAGGTCACGTGATCCGGGAAGGGACACCGATCGGAACCAACGGGGGAAAGGTTGCCCTGATAACTGACAGGGGAGTCGTAATCCGGGAAAAATACAGGGATTTCAGAGGGAACACGAAATACCGGGAAATAGCCAAGAAGGTTCCCGAAATACGATAG